In a single window of the Pontibacter russatus genome:
- a CDS encoding FixH family protein, protein MKSADKNKSFTLWPYAIVGAMVLFMSYIAMFVYRAMNQEVDLVSKNYYEQEIRFQDHIDRVDRTVAAGDVAIEYDPEAQNVLLQLPESFGGQRINGKINLFRPSDGKLDQELPLQLGRDLSQLVETAELEKGLWKVRVSFTADAKTYYAEQAIQVVKP, encoded by the coding sequence ATGAAATCTGCAGATAAAAATAAGAGCTTCACCCTCTGGCCATATGCCATTGTGGGGGCCATGGTGCTGTTCATGAGCTACATTGCCATGTTTGTGTACCGCGCCATGAACCAGGAGGTGGACCTGGTCAGCAAAAACTACTATGAGCAGGAAATCCGGTTCCAGGACCACATCGACAGGGTCGACAGGACAGTAGCTGCCGGTGACGTGGCGATTGAATATGACCCGGAGGCGCAAAACGTTCTGCTGCAGCTGCCGGAGAGTTTCGGAGGGCAGCGCATCAACGGCAAAATCAACCTGTTCCGCCCCTCCGACGGCAAACTGGACCAGGAACTGCCCCTGCAGTTAGGGCGCGACCTTAGCCAATTGGTAGAGACTGCTGAGTTGGAGAAAGGGCTGTGGAAAGTGCGCGTGAGCTTTACCGCAGACGCGAAAACATATTATGCCGAGCAAGCCATACAGGTAGTGAAACCATGA
- the ccoG gene encoding cytochrome c oxidase accessory protein CcoG — protein sequence MATKVKPTDEFRDHISTVDEQGKRVWVYPKKPKGKLYSYRKYVSYLLLALLFAGPFIKVNGLPLLMLNVVEGKFVIFGVLFWPQDFFLLVLAFLALVVFIILFTVVYGRVFCGWICPQTIFLEMVFRRIEYAIEGDYTKQRALDKMPWNQEKILKKGAKTAVFLLISFLIANIFLAYIIGVDELQKIITEGPFNHLIGFASLIAFTGVFYWVFAYFREQVCTIVCPYGRLQGVMQDKKTVVVAYDYVRGEPRGKLRKGQERTEGDCIDCNQCVQVCPTGIDIRNGAQQLECINCTACIDACNDIMRMIDKPEGLIRYESEEGIAEGKKWKFFTSRVMGYTAVLVVLLTALSALLLTRDEAEATILRTPGQLYQKTEQGHIKNLYNISVINKTNHDMPLTLRLLDKEGTIKVVGNELVLPAQGIVEGVFFTEIPQELLTGLNSEIEIGVYHGDQLITTQETKFLGPAK from the coding sequence ATGGCAACAAAAGTAAAACCGACCGATGAATTTCGGGACCACATCTCGACCGTAGATGAACAGGGGAAGCGCGTTTGGGTATACCCCAAAAAGCCGAAAGGCAAGCTGTACAGTTACCGCAAGTACGTCAGCTACCTGCTGCTGGCGCTCCTGTTTGCCGGGCCGTTCATCAAAGTGAACGGCTTGCCGCTCCTCATGCTGAACGTAGTCGAGGGTAAGTTTGTGATTTTCGGGGTGCTGTTCTGGCCACAGGACTTCTTCCTGCTGGTGCTGGCCTTCCTGGCGCTCGTCGTGTTCATCATCCTTTTTACCGTTGTGTACGGGCGCGTGTTCTGTGGCTGGATTTGCCCGCAGACCATCTTCCTGGAGATGGTGTTCCGCCGCATCGAGTACGCTATCGAGGGTGATTACACGAAGCAGCGTGCCCTGGACAAAATGCCCTGGAACCAGGAGAAGATCCTGAAAAAGGGAGCGAAGACGGCTGTTTTCCTGCTGATATCGTTTCTGATCGCCAACATCTTCCTGGCCTATATCATAGGGGTTGATGAATTACAGAAGATCATCACAGAAGGCCCTTTTAACCACCTGATTGGCTTTGCCTCCCTGATAGCCTTTACGGGTGTGTTTTACTGGGTGTTCGCCTACTTCCGGGAGCAGGTCTGTACCATCGTTTGCCCGTACGGCCGCCTGCAGGGCGTGATGCAGGATAAGAAAACTGTGGTGGTGGCTTACGACTACGTGCGCGGCGAGCCGCGCGGCAAGCTGCGCAAGGGCCAGGAGCGCACCGAGGGCGACTGCATCGACTGCAACCAGTGTGTGCAGGTTTGCCCCACCGGCATCGACATCCGCAACGGCGCGCAGCAGCTGGAGTGCATCAACTGCACCGCCTGCATCGACGCCTGCAACGACATCATGCGCATGATTGACAAGCCGGAGGGATTGATCCGCTACGAATCGGAGGAGGGGATTGCCGAGGGCAAGAAGTGGAAGTTCTTTACCTCCCGCGTGATGGGCTATACCGCCGTGCTGGTGGTGCTGCTCACAGCCCTCAGCGCCCTGCTCCTGACCCGCGACGAAGCCGAGGCCACCATTTTGCGCACACCGGGCCAGCTCTACCAGAAAACAGAGCAGGGGCACATCAAGAACCTGTACAACATCTCCGTCATCAACAAGACCAACCACGACATGCCGCTGACGCTTAGGCTGCTGGACAAGGAAGGAACCATCAAGGTGGTGGGCAATGAATTAGTGTTGCCAGCGCAGGGGATTGTGGAAGGCGTGTTTTTTACCGAAATACCCCAGGAGCTTCTGACCGGCCTGAATTCTGAAATTGAGATAGGCGTGTACCACGGCGATCAGCTGATCACGACGCAGGAAACCAAGTTCCTGGGTCCGGCCAAATAG
- a CDS encoding c-type cytochrome: protein MKSLRNILGKGGLALAAGLLLLGTPAAQAQDAVAGKAIFEGNCSACHSLEADVVGPALKDAHKRRGDEWLVKFIKNSQELVQAGDKDAVALFEKFNKVPMPAFGGSLSDEDIANVIAYIKAESDKPAEAAVEVPAAPAADPGANAVAPAEVPFMKLPALVHFTIALIGVIFLLIVLVLIMMFRLFVPMLGDSIYNGEFQGSFAGRVLFLLRGDTSLMTGKVKDEIHSHHDFDGIQEYDNDLPPWWKTMFYASIVFAVGYMLHYHVFMTGALQTEEYEAEMEQAALLAALTPDDPNAVTNYEALTDAAALASGKSIFSTNCAACHGQEGQGTVGPNLTDEYWLHGGDVNEIFKTVKYGVPAKGMVPWQGKLTKDQMLEVSSYILSLQGSNPANAKEPQGDKE from the coding sequence AGGGCAACTGCTCCGCCTGCCATAGCCTGGAGGCCGACGTGGTGGGCCCCGCCCTGAAAGACGCCCACAAGCGCCGCGGCGACGAGTGGCTGGTGAAGTTCATCAAAAACTCGCAGGAACTGGTGCAGGCAGGGGATAAGGACGCTGTTGCCCTGTTCGAGAAATTCAACAAGGTGCCGATGCCAGCCTTTGGCGGCTCCCTCTCGGATGAGGACATTGCCAACGTAATCGCCTATATCAAAGCAGAAAGCGACAAGCCCGCTGAAGCTGCCGTTGAAGTTCCGGCGGCACCTGCGGCTGATCCGGGTGCGAACGCCGTGGCTCCGGCCGAAGTGCCTTTTATGAAACTGCCGGCGCTGGTACACTTCACCATCGCATTAATCGGCGTTATTTTCCTGCTGATTGTGCTGGTGCTCATCATGATGTTCCGCCTGTTTGTGCCGATGCTGGGAGATTCTATCTACAACGGGGAGTTCCAAGGCTCATTTGCCGGGCGGGTGCTGTTCCTGCTGCGGGGTGACACCTCTCTCATGACAGGCAAGGTAAAGGACGAAATCCACTCGCACCACGACTTCGACGGCATACAGGAGTACGACAACGACCTGCCGCCCTGGTGGAAGACGATGTTCTATGCCAGTATCGTGTTTGCCGTGGGCTATATGCTGCACTACCACGTGTTCATGACCGGGGCGCTGCAGACAGAGGAGTATGAGGCGGAGATGGAGCAGGCCGCCTTGCTTGCCGCCCTGACGCCCGACGATCCGAATGCTGTGACAAACTATGAAGCTCTCACAGATGCCGCAGCCCTCGCGTCCGGCAAGTCCATCTTCAGCACCAACTGTGCGGCATGCCACGGCCAGGAGGGGCAGGGTACGGTAGGGCCCAACCTGACGGATGAATACTGGCTGCACGGAGGCGACGTGAACGAGATTTTCAAGACGGTGAAATACGGTGTGCCGGCCAAAGGCATGGTGCCCTGGCAGGGCAAGTTGACAAAAGACCAGATGCTGGAAGTGTCCAGCTATATCCTCTCGCTGCAGGGCTCTAACCCTGCCAACGCCAAAGAACCGCAGGGCGACAAGGAATAG